A region of Carassius auratus strain Wakin chromosome 41, ASM336829v1, whole genome shotgun sequence DNA encodes the following proteins:
- the LOC113059283 gene encoding RNA-binding protein MEX3B-like, which yields MPSLLVLAGIMEKNGGYGGDLAGSGFGSEGLLVPPEEEEDDSRALRVALGQLSLLGLGEGEDGAPAGGGGGGGVQDRSNNNHHNHIQAESGMLQGKNKLCALYDSSPTETKGRGCNITECVPVPSSEHVAEIVGRQGCKIKALRAKTNTYIKTPVRGEEPVFLITGRKEDVALARREIISAAEHFSMLRASRNKLGVSFSGSPPAPLPGQTTIQVRVPYRVVGLVVGPKGSTIKRIQQQTCTYIVTPSRDRDPVFEITGSPGNAERAKEEIEAHIAFRTGGLHDHNNENDCLGPESGNGGLESRLQQVWGLQGAPRKPLASSYRQNFSDAMVGSSGGGGSGIYSKGDFTNHGSGDKPCSYFGSEGTQSWGDPDYPKQVAYYAQQRSKSFGGLPLPLTRLSPGLPEPCGTGNSNAVGSPHAQARRAHSEPTAVTATFTGRLPVPDSPPAVARECMTCFESKVTAALVPCGHNLFCMECAIRICELNHPECPVCHTLVTQAIRIFS from the exons ATGCCTAGCTTGCTGGTTCTAGCAGGGATCATGGAGAAAAATGGGGGCTACGGCGGGGATTTGGCCGGCTCCGGCTTCGGCAGCGAGGGCCTCCTGGTGCCGcccgaggaggaggaggacgattCCCGTGCCCTTAGAGTTGCGCTGGGCCAACTGTCGCTGCTGGGTCTTGGAGAGGGCGAGGACGGGGCTCCTGCGGGTGGAGGTGGTGGTGGAGGAGTTCAAGACAGGAGTAACAATAACCACCACAATCACATCCAAGCCGAATCTGGGATGTTACAAGGGAAGAACAAGTTATGCGCCTTGTACGACAGCTCGCCCACCGAAACCAAAGGACGGGGCTGCAACATAACGGAGTGCGTCCCCGTGCCAAGCTCCGAACATGTGGCCGAAATAGTGGGGAGGCAAG GTTGCAAAATCAAAGCTTTGCGTGCAAAGACAAACACCTACATCAAGACCCCCGTCCGAGGCGAAGAACCAGTCTTCCTCATCACCGGCCGCAAAGAGGACGTGGCCCTGGCCAGACGTGAAATCATCTCAGCTGCGGAGCACTTCTCCATGCTGCGGGCCTCCAGGAACAAGTTGGGCGTCTCTTTCAGTGGATCGCCTCCTGCGCCGTTACCTGGCCAGACCACCATTCAGGTGCGGGTTCCCTACCGCGTCGTGGGTTTGGTGGTCGGACCGAAAGGCTCAACTATAAAACGCATCCAGCAGCAAACATGCACTTACATCGTGACTCCGAGCCGTGACCGTGACCCTGTCTTTGAGATCACCGGCTCCCCTGGGAATGCAGAACGGGCAAAGGAAGAAATCGAGGCGCACATCGCCTTCCGCACGGGTGGCCTGCATGACCACAACAATGAGAACGACTGCTTGGGACCTGAGAGCGGCAACGGGGGTCTGGAGAGCCGCCTGCAGCAGGTGTGGGGGCTACAGGGAGCCCCGCGCAAACCGCTTGCCAGCAGCTACCGCCAGAATTTCTCAGACGCCATGGTTGGAAGTAGTGGAGGAGGAGGAAGTGGGATTTACAGTAAAGGTGACTTTACCAATCATGGCAGTGGGGACAAGCCATGCTCCTACTTCGGATCTGAGGGCACTCAAAGCTGGGGCGATCCTGACTATCCCAAACAGGTGGCTTACTACGCCCAGCAGCGCTCCAAAAGCTTTGGAGGCCTGCCTCTTCCTCTGACCAGACTGTCGCCGGGACTGCCTGAACCATGCGGCACCGGAAACTCCAACGCTGTCGGGTCTCCTCACGCCCAGGCGCGCCGTGCCCACAGTGAGCCCACCGCTGTCACAGCCACATTCACCGGACGTCTCCCCGTCCCGGATTCTCCGCCTGCCGTGGCTCGAGAGTGCATGACCTGTTTTGAGAGCAAAGTGACCGCCGCTCTGGTCCCGTGTGGTCATAACCTCTTCTGCATGGAGTGCGCCATCCGAATTTGTGAGCTAAACCATCCGGAGTGTCCTGTCTGCCACACCCTGGTCACACAGGCCATCCGGATATTCTCTTAA
- the LOC113059284 gene encoding ras-related protein Rab-11A-like, protein MTGREDEYDYLFKVVLIGDSGVGKSNLLSRFTRNEFNLESKSTIGVEFATRSIHVEGKTVKAQIWDTAGQERYRAITSAYYRGSVGALLVYDIAKHLTYENAERWLKELQDHADSNIVIMLVGNKSDLRHLRAVPVDEAKAFAEKHGLSFLETSALDSSNVELAFQTILTEIYRIVSQRQMSGRGDDSFSPSGSRVVPITVQPTQNSGKQGACCQNN, encoded by the exons TGGTTCTGATCGGCGATTCGGGCGTGGGCAAGAGTAACCTGCTCTCTCGCTTCACCCGCAATGAGTTCAACCTGGAGAGCAAGAGCACCATCGGGGTGGAGTTTGCCACACGCAGCATCCATGTGGAGGGCAAGACCGTCAAGGCCCAGATCTGGGATACGGCTGGACAAGAGAGATACAGGGCCATCACATCAGC gtaTTACAGAGGTTCTGTAGGAGCCCTGCTGGTCTATGACATTGCCAAGCATCTGACCTATGAGAACGCCGAGCGCTGGCTGAAAGAGCTGCAGGATCATGCTGACAGTAATATTGTCATCATGTTAGTAGGGAACAAAAGTGACCTGCGTCATCTGAGGGCCGTTCCTGTTGATGAAGCCAAAGCATTTGCAG AGAAGCATGGACTTTCTTTCCTGGAGACCTCCGCGCTGGACTCTTCTAATGTTGAACTTGCCTTTCAGACTATTCTTACAG aAATCTACCGTATCGTGTCCCAGAGGCAGATGTCAGGGCGTGGTGATGACAGTTTCTCCCCCAGTGGTTCCAGAGTGGTTCCCATTACCGTGCAGCCCACACAGAATTCGGGCAAGCAGGGTGCCTGCTGTCAGAATAACTGA